A region from the Terriglobia bacterium genome encodes:
- a CDS encoding polyphosphate kinase 2 family protein, translating into MKQTTKLAEFVKPYRVESGKGFRLKDFDPADTHGLKSEFKGEAVQLLQQGVEKLAELQDMLYAQDRWAVLLIFQAMDAAGKDGTIKHVMSGVNPQGVQVYSFKAPSAEELDHDFLWRTTRRLPERGRIGIFNRSYYEEVLVVRVHPKLLGPQRIPEGLVGKHIWEERFESINCFEKHLARNGTVVRKFFLHLSKGEQKKRFLKRLDEPEKNWKFSAADIQERGYWKDYQNAYEDMIRNTASEEAPWFVVPADNKWFARMVVVATVVDTLKSLGLGYPEVAAEKRRQLAECEKALRGEK; encoded by the coding sequence ATGAAACAGACGACGAAGTTGGCGGAGTTTGTGAAGCCGTATCGAGTAGAGAGCGGGAAGGGGTTTCGGCTGAAGGATTTTGATCCGGCAGATACGCATGGGCTGAAGTCGGAGTTCAAAGGCGAGGCCGTGCAATTGCTGCAGCAAGGCGTGGAGAAGCTGGCCGAGTTGCAGGACATGCTGTACGCACAGGATCGGTGGGCGGTGCTGCTGATTTTCCAGGCGATGGATGCGGCGGGCAAGGACGGCACGATCAAGCATGTGATGTCGGGAGTGAATCCACAGGGCGTGCAGGTGTATTCGTTCAAGGCGCCGTCGGCGGAAGAGTTAGACCATGATTTTTTGTGGCGGACGACGCGGCGTCTGCCAGAGCGCGGGCGGATCGGGATTTTTAATCGGTCGTATTACGAAGAGGTGCTGGTGGTGAGGGTGCATCCGAAATTGCTGGGGCCGCAGAGGATTCCGGAAGGTCTGGTTGGGAAGCATATCTGGGAAGAGCGGTTCGAGAGCATCAACTGTTTCGAGAAGCATTTGGCGCGGAATGGGACGGTGGTGCGGAAATTCTTTCTGCATCTGTCGAAGGGCGAGCAGAAGAAGCGGTTTCTGAAGCGACTGGATGAGCCGGAGAAGAATTGGAAATTTTCGGCGGCGGATATCCAGGAGCGCGGCTACTGGAAGGATTACCAGAACGCTTACGAGGACATGATTCGCAACACCGCGAGCGAAGAGGCGCCGTGGTTCGTGGTTCCGGCGGATAACAAGTGGTTCGCGAGGATGGTAGTGGTGGCGACGGTGGTGGATACGCTGAAGAGTTTGGGGCTGGGGTATCCGGAGGTTGCGGCGGAAAAGCGTCGACAACTGGCGGAGTGCGAGAAGGCGCTGCGCGGGGAAAAATAG
- a CDS encoding FKBP-type peptidyl-prolyl cis-trans isomerase produces MKNSAPFCALVLSVASAVSIGAVAQNTTTSTKPKTATTTAKKPVAKTGAAKAAVATKAEPGKLNLTTPKEKASYALGYNLGRNLKGQMVDVDPAIVTQAIKDAFAGTPSPLTEEEIRTSLAQLQQETRAKLEAKVKEMTDENEKAGQAFLAANKTKEGVVTLPSGLEYKVLTAGTGPKPAATDTVVCNYRGTLIDGKEFDSSYKRGEPATFPVTGVIKGWTEALQLMPVGSKWQLFVPASLAYGDRGAGDVIPPGSTLVFEVELLSIKPKEAPTTGTTEKPGEALKPATEAAKPATQSGKPAETKPATEPPKPQH; encoded by the coding sequence ATGAAGAACTCTGCACCTTTCTGCGCGCTTGTTCTGTCGGTCGCGAGCGCCGTCTCCATCGGCGCCGTGGCCCAGAACACCACCACCTCCACCAAGCCGAAGACGGCTACGACCACCGCGAAGAAACCCGTCGCCAAAACTGGCGCAGCCAAGGCTGCCGTTGCGACGAAGGCTGAGCCAGGTAAGCTCAACCTCACCACGCCCAAGGAAAAGGCCAGCTACGCGCTCGGCTACAACCTCGGACGAAATCTCAAGGGTCAAATGGTCGACGTTGATCCCGCCATCGTTACCCAGGCCATTAAGGATGCCTTCGCGGGCACGCCATCGCCCCTGACCGAAGAAGAGATTCGCACCTCGTTGGCGCAACTCCAGCAGGAGACTCGCGCGAAGTTGGAAGCCAAGGTCAAGGAAATGACCGACGAAAATGAGAAAGCCGGACAGGCATTCCTCGCCGCCAACAAAACCAAGGAAGGTGTGGTTACGCTTCCCAGCGGCCTCGAATATAAGGTCCTGACCGCCGGCACCGGTCCCAAGCCCGCCGCCACTGACACCGTCGTCTGCAACTATCGCGGCACTCTCATTGACGGCAAGGAATTCGACAGCTCCTACAAGCGCGGTGAGCCCGCCACATTTCCCGTCACCGGCGTAATCAAGGGCTGGACCGAGGCGCTCCAGTTAATGCCGGTTGGCTCAAAGTGGCAACTCTTCGTTCCCGCTAGCCTCGCTTATGGTGATCGCGGCGCCGGTGACGTCATTCCACCGGGTTCAACGCTTGTCTTCGAGGTAGAACTGCTCTCGATCAAGCCGAAGGAAGCCCCGACCACGGGCACCACTGAAAAGCCTGGCGAAGCCTTGAAACCCGCGACTGAGGCCGCCAAACCGGCCACCCAATCCGGTAAGCCCGCAGAGACCAAGCCGGCCACCGAACCTCCAAAGCCGCAGCACTAA
- a CDS encoding response regulator transcription factor: protein MQNCGEIANTQAHPIHQDSGAESLRVVIVDDSEDFRVVLRELLQMLFDVEIVGVGSNGFEALELTAELGPDLLIMDVNMPVLDGATAASLISIHFPTTTILMMSAEDSPETRERCLRSGARAFSPKAAITRQIAELQPRFQS from the coding sequence ATGCAGAACTGCGGTGAGATAGCGAACACACAGGCCCACCCCATTCACCAGGACTCTGGCGCCGAGTCGCTTCGTGTGGTGATCGTCGACGACAGCGAGGATTTTCGCGTCGTCCTCCGCGAACTGCTGCAGATGTTGTTTGACGTGGAAATCGTTGGCGTCGGCAGCAACGGTTTCGAAGCCCTCGAACTCACCGCCGAACTCGGTCCCGATCTGCTTATCATGGACGTCAATATGCCGGTCCTGGATGGCGCAACCGCTGCATCCCTGATCTCCATTCATTTCCCGACCACAACCATCCTCATGATGTCCGCCGAAGACTCTCCGGAAACGCGCGAGCGATGCCTGCGATCGGGCGCCCGCGCCTTTTCTCCCAAGGCCGCCATCACACGCCAAATCGCGGAACTACAGCCGCGGTTTCAAAGCTAG
- a CDS encoding response regulator transcription factor — protein sequence MDRVLVVDDDVELCGLIREYLEPQGFEVEAVHDGEAGLARARTGDPNIVVLDIMMPKMNGLDVLRQLRTSSLIPVLLLTARGSDVDRILGLELGADDYLPKPFNARELSARLRAILRRMGNIPQNQPKVKVGDVELDFPRRSVTRAGHAIELTAVEFNMLACLMKAAGRVVTRDELSKDVLGRIPSPFDRSIDVHVSKVRKKLSTEIGLADPIKTVRGVGYIYTLPGEDVAE from the coding sequence ATGGATCGCGTTCTGGTGGTAGACGACGATGTCGAGCTTTGCGGATTGATCCGCGAGTACCTGGAGCCGCAGGGCTTTGAGGTCGAAGCTGTTCATGATGGCGAGGCAGGTCTTGCTCGCGCGCGGACTGGCGATCCGAACATCGTGGTGCTCGACATCATGATGCCGAAGATGAACGGGTTGGACGTCCTGCGCCAGTTGCGGACATCCTCCCTGATTCCGGTACTTCTGCTGACGGCGCGCGGCTCCGACGTGGATCGAATTCTCGGGCTCGAACTTGGAGCCGACGACTACCTTCCCAAGCCATTCAATGCGCGCGAGTTGAGCGCCCGCCTGAGGGCGATTCTCCGGCGCATGGGAAACATCCCGCAAAATCAGCCGAAGGTAAAAGTTGGCGATGTCGAGCTGGATTTTCCGAGGCGCTCGGTTACGCGCGCGGGCCACGCGATTGAACTGACGGCGGTCGAGTTCAATATGCTGGCCTGCCTGATGAAGGCGGCGGGCCGGGTTGTAACGCGCGACGAACTCTCCAAAGATGTGCTTGGGCGGATTCCCTCGCCATTCGACCGAAGCATTGATGTTCACGTCAGCAAGGTCCGCAAGAAGCTGAGCACCGAGATAGGGCTGGCGGATCCCATCAAGACGGTTCGCGGAGTGGGGTACATTTACACGCTGCCGGGCGAGGATGTTGCCGAATGA
- a CDS encoding glucoamylase family protein: protein MNSKMTRRELLRMGAMGAAAVPFGGLVAACQTRKSFTPPNGTPYQGTDEQLLDEIQRRSFDFFWNEASEKTGQVKDRAKANYPTLSPNAGDKGGAPEGDPRRMSSIAATGFGLTALCIGDRRGYRPSKEIKERVRTTLDFLANKLENVHGFYYHFIDMETGARWAKGVELSSIDTSLLLCGVLTARQYFDDQQVKDLATTIYHRVDWPWMQNGEKTLSMGWFPEKGFLSARWNHYCELMMIYLLGMGSPTHSLAPDTWDAWTRPKITYQGIEYISGNDPLFTHQYSQAWFDFRNKRDKYADYFENSVKATKAHKLFCLSLRDKFPDYSEDLWGISASDWEKGYTAWGGPPAQGPIDGSVVPCATGGSLPFLFDDCVKVLRNIRGRYGERAWTKYSFVDAFNPLDGWYDQDVLGLDLGITMVMAENHRTGMVWEVFMKNPEAQAGMEKAGFKEQSENRNIG from the coding sequence ATGAATTCGAAGATGACGAGGCGCGAGTTGTTGCGGATGGGAGCGATGGGCGCGGCGGCGGTTCCGTTCGGCGGGTTGGTAGCGGCGTGCCAGACCAGGAAGAGCTTTACGCCTCCGAATGGCACTCCGTATCAGGGCACGGATGAGCAGTTGCTCGACGAGATTCAGCGGCGGAGCTTCGATTTTTTCTGGAACGAGGCGAGCGAGAAGACGGGGCAGGTGAAGGATCGGGCCAAGGCGAACTACCCCACCCTATCGCCAAATGCAGGCGATAAGGGTGGGGCACCCGAAGGCGATCCGAGGCGGATGTCGAGCATTGCGGCGACGGGGTTTGGGCTGACGGCACTGTGCATTGGGGACCGGCGCGGGTACAGGCCGTCGAAGGAAATCAAGGAGAGGGTGCGAACGACGCTGGACTTCCTGGCGAACAAGTTGGAGAACGTTCACGGGTTCTACTATCACTTCATTGATATGGAGACGGGCGCGCGCTGGGCGAAGGGAGTGGAGCTTTCGTCGATCGATACTTCCCTGCTGCTATGCGGGGTGCTGACGGCGCGGCAGTACTTCGACGACCAGCAGGTTAAAGACCTGGCCACGACGATTTATCACCGTGTGGACTGGCCGTGGATGCAGAACGGCGAGAAGACGCTTTCGATGGGGTGGTTCCCGGAGAAGGGATTTCTCAGTGCACGATGGAACCACTACTGCGAGCTGATGATGATTTACCTGCTGGGTATGGGGTCGCCGACGCACTCGCTGGCGCCGGATACGTGGGATGCGTGGACGCGGCCGAAGATCACCTACCAGGGGATTGAATATATTTCGGGGAACGATCCGCTGTTCACGCACCAGTACTCGCAGGCATGGTTCGATTTTCGGAACAAGCGCGACAAGTATGCCGATTACTTCGAGAATTCGGTGAAGGCAACGAAGGCGCACAAGCTGTTCTGTTTGTCGCTGCGGGACAAGTTTCCGGATTACAGCGAGGATTTGTGGGGGATCTCGGCGTCGGACTGGGAGAAGGGGTATACGGCGTGGGGAGGGCCTCCGGCGCAGGGGCCGATCGATGGGAGCGTGGTTCCGTGCGCTACGGGTGGTTCGCTGCCGTTCCTGTTCGATGACTGCGTGAAGGTGCTGCGGAATATTCGGGGGCGGTACGGCGAGAGGGCGTGGACGAAGTACAGCTTCGTGGATGCGTTCAATCCGCTGGATGGGTGGTATGACCAGGATGTGCTGGGGCTGGACCTTGGAATAACAATGGTCATGGCGGAGAATCATCGGACGGGCATGGTGTGGGAAGTTTTCATGAAGAATCCTGAGGCGCAGGCGGGGATGGAAAAGGCGGGATTCAAGGAACAATCGGAAAATCGGAACATCGGGTAA
- the tyrS gene encoding tyrosine--tRNA ligase, which produces MAGFRPVDEQIEYIRKGAVEIIREEDLRERLEQSYKSGTPMRVKAGFDPTAPDLHLGHTVLIRKLKHFQDMGHTVVFLIGDGTGLIGDPTGRNATRPPLSREQLEKNAETYKAQVFKILDKEKTEIRYNSEWLHALGFEGMIRLTAKYTVSKLLEREDFHKRFHEEKPISVHELLYPLAQGYDSVALKADVELGGTDQKFNLLVGRELQKHYGQPSQIVLTMPLLEGTDGVQKMSKSYGNYVGITEAPQEMFGKLMSINDDLMWRYYELLTDLTTKQIEEMKWKVSDGSLHPMQAKKDLAKKIIADFHSGEAAQNAEADWTRQFQKDETPENLETVNVNVSDLSPNGDGAVKLDKLLVKAGLAESGSDAQRKIKAGAVKIDGGVHKELYVNLKPGAEIVVRVGRLMKKIELK; this is translated from the coding sequence ATGGCAGGATTTCGACCTGTTGACGAGCAAATTGAATACATTCGCAAGGGCGCGGTAGAAATCATTCGCGAGGAAGACCTGCGCGAGCGCCTGGAGCAGTCTTACAAGAGCGGCACGCCGATGCGCGTGAAGGCGGGATTCGATCCGACCGCGCCCGACCTGCACCTCGGACATACTGTACTCATCCGCAAGCTGAAACATTTCCAGGATATGGGGCATACGGTGGTGTTCCTGATCGGCGACGGCACGGGGCTGATCGGCGATCCTACCGGACGCAATGCTACGCGGCCGCCGCTTTCACGAGAGCAACTGGAGAAAAACGCCGAGACGTACAAAGCGCAGGTGTTCAAGATCCTCGATAAAGAGAAGACGGAAATTCGGTACAACAGCGAGTGGCTGCACGCGCTGGGCTTCGAGGGGATGATTCGCCTGACGGCGAAGTACACGGTTTCGAAGCTGCTGGAGCGCGAGGATTTCCATAAACGGTTCCATGAAGAGAAGCCGATTTCCGTGCATGAGCTGCTGTATCCGCTGGCGCAGGGATACGACTCGGTGGCGCTGAAGGCTGACGTGGAGTTGGGAGGAACGGACCAGAAGTTCAACCTGCTGGTTGGCCGTGAGTTGCAGAAGCACTATGGACAGCCCTCGCAGATTGTGTTGACGATGCCGCTGTTGGAAGGCACGGACGGCGTGCAGAAGATGTCGAAGTCGTACGGGAATTACGTCGGGATCACGGAAGCGCCGCAAGAGATGTTCGGTAAGCTGATGTCGATCAACGATGACCTGATGTGGCGCTACTACGAGTTGCTGACGGACCTGACGACGAAACAAATCGAAGAGATGAAGTGGAAGGTATCGGACGGCTCGCTGCACCCGATGCAGGCGAAAAAAGACCTGGCGAAGAAGATCATCGCAGATTTCCATTCGGGGGAGGCGGCACAAAACGCGGAGGCAGATTGGACGCGGCAGTTCCAGAAAGATGAGACACCGGAAAATCTCGAGACAGTTAACGTCAATGTCAGCGATCTGAGTCCGAACGGCGATGGTGCCGTGAAACTCGACAAGTTGCTGGTGAAGGCTGGGCTGGCGGAGTCGGGTTCGGATGCGCAAAGGAAAATCAAGGCGGGCGCAGTGAAGATCGACGGCGGGGTGCACAAAGAGCTCTACGTGAACCTGAAGCCGGGCGCGGAGATCGTGGTGCGGGTCGGGCGGTTGATGAAGAAGATTGAACTGAAGTAG
- a CDS encoding glutaredoxin family protein, translating to MYSRKGCHLCDVVKETLERLKGEAEFRWREVDIDGDSELREKYNEEVPVVFIDGRKAFKYRMGEREFLRVLAARRV from the coding sequence GTGTATTCGCGGAAGGGGTGTCATCTTTGCGACGTTGTCAAAGAGACTCTGGAGCGCCTCAAGGGTGAGGCCGAGTTCCGGTGGCGCGAGGTGGATATCGATGGCGACTCCGAGTTGCGAGAGAAATACAACGAAGAGGTGCCCGTGGTTTTTATTGACGGGCGCAAGGCCTTCAAGTACCGGATGGGGGAGCGGGAGTTTTTGAGAGTGCTGGCGGCACGGAGAGTGTAA
- a CDS encoding ATP-binding protein yields the protein MSVFSKLVISFWLAVALSMMTTVILYPPSHRDASHFPELKAGLDMNAQYLVSLLESDQDATARAYCEQLAQKNMFLYVFDSRGNQLLGRTAPQQVLSMQAQDAPKPQTAKVGDRLYAAESEVLKDGTRVSVVAEFPDRHPPLFIRMAPRMALLALISGLVCYLLAKYLTTPLVALRHATHRLAEGDLSARAISTGGGSKDEISSLVADFNAMADQIESLVTLQNRLTTDISHELRSPLARLSVALEIARAKSGPQAASALDRIETEADRLNELVGQILMLSRLESGTDKTVPVTIEMPELLEDVADDASFEATKKGCKVNLTITGKCSIQGNRELLRRSLDNVLRNAINYTAAGSSIDVSLECVNGQAPPLALIRIRDHGVGVPESELKNIFQPFHRVGGDRARQSGGAGLGLAITDRAVRLHNGTVAARNAPDGGLVIEIALPAAMENAREAGAESGEVRELLRPTPKTPRES from the coding sequence ATGAGTGTTTTTTCGAAGCTGGTGATCTCGTTCTGGCTGGCAGTGGCGCTGTCGATGATGACCACGGTGATTCTCTACCCGCCGAGTCACCGCGATGCTTCGCATTTCCCCGAACTCAAGGCCGGGCTCGACATGAACGCGCAGTACCTCGTGTCGTTGCTGGAGTCGGACCAGGACGCGACGGCCCGGGCGTACTGTGAGCAACTGGCGCAGAAGAACATGTTCCTTTATGTATTCGACTCGCGGGGCAACCAACTGCTCGGTCGGACTGCACCTCAACAGGTGCTGTCGATGCAGGCGCAGGATGCGCCGAAGCCTCAAACCGCCAAGGTTGGAGACCGCCTTTATGCGGCGGAGTCGGAAGTACTTAAGGATGGAACGCGGGTATCGGTGGTAGCGGAGTTTCCAGACCGGCATCCGCCGCTGTTCATCCGGATGGCCCCCCGTATGGCGCTGCTGGCGCTGATTTCCGGGCTGGTGTGTTACCTGCTTGCGAAGTACCTGACTACGCCGCTGGTGGCACTGCGACATGCAACGCACCGTCTGGCGGAAGGCGACCTGAGTGCGCGTGCGATCAGTACAGGAGGCGGCAGCAAGGACGAGATCAGCAGCCTGGTAGCCGACTTCAATGCCATGGCGGACCAGATCGAGTCCCTTGTGACGCTGCAGAACCGGTTGACCACGGATATTTCTCATGAACTGCGGTCTCCGCTGGCGAGACTGAGCGTGGCGCTGGAAATTGCGCGTGCGAAATCAGGGCCCCAAGCCGCGAGTGCACTGGACAGGATTGAGACCGAGGCGGACCGGCTGAATGAGCTCGTCGGACAAATACTGATGCTGTCGCGGCTGGAATCGGGCACGGACAAGACCGTGCCGGTAACGATAGAGATGCCGGAGTTGCTGGAAGACGTCGCCGACGATGCGTCGTTCGAGGCGACGAAGAAGGGCTGCAAGGTTAACCTGACCATAACCGGCAAGTGCTCGATCCAGGGCAATCGCGAATTGTTGCGCCGCTCACTCGACAATGTCCTTCGCAATGCCATCAACTACACGGCGGCGGGGAGCAGCATCGACGTCTCGCTGGAGTGCGTGAATGGCCAGGCTCCGCCGCTTGCCCTGATCCGCATTCGCGATCATGGCGTTGGAGTTCCGGAGAGCGAACTGAAGAACATTTTCCAACCGTTCCACCGTGTCGGCGGAGACCGCGCAAGACAGAGCGGTGGCGCGGGGCTGGGCCTGGCGATTACCGATCGGGCAGTACGGCTGCATAACGGAACGGTTGCGGCAAGAAACGCTCCAGACGGGGGCTTGGTTATCGAGATCGCACTGCCGGCAGCTATGGAAAACGCGAGAGAAGCGGGCGCGGAATCGGGTGAAGTGCGAGAGCTTCTCCGCCCTACACCGAAGACGCCGCGAGAGTCATGA
- a CDS encoding class I adenylate-forming enzyme family protein codes for MPDRDEGSQLTLRDFEERFRDRHLLHGVVEKWAREKPGDVALIDSDRGKRTTWAEFDSAATAVALHLLRLGFRKGDTFATVLPLTSEHLFLEYACFKLGVIFVPLDLRLPAAEILRSLLLVSASGFAFVKIPGINDLHEFCSQMAGQRPTLRVLLQFAGANDCAQGVTPMGVFMAEAMQAAKNDALISEFRRAEVDENNGALVIFTTGSTGSPKPALLSHRNASCQAMCISQALLRGGNDLVTLVNLPPSHVGCQTELLMGTLFEGGTAVLVPVFDPAKSLQAIQGHRVTAIGQIPAMFQFEWRLKNYDSYDFSSLDFAAYGGQQVSAAFIDKMATMAPHVGTGLGLTETAGFCTYIRRDAAHARDCVSTLGDAMPVYPMTIRRAMRADGNAGEEVPRGELGHVCFRGPQTFLGYLNDPAATSATISSDGYLYTGDMGSLHADGLHMAGRAKLVIKSGGYQVFPGDIENHFCALEEVASCAVVGVEHPILSEAIVAFVERKPGVELTEQMLEKHARGLASYMRPRTYVIVGPGEIPLNRVAKADYMVLRERAKGKGA; via the coding sequence ATGCCTGATCGGGATGAAGGTTCTCAACTCACGTTGCGAGATTTCGAAGAGCGGTTTCGGGATCGTCACCTGCTGCACGGAGTTGTCGAGAAATGGGCGCGTGAAAAACCTGGCGATGTCGCGCTGATCGATAGCGACCGCGGCAAACGGACGACTTGGGCGGAGTTCGATAGTGCCGCGACCGCCGTGGCGCTGCACTTGTTGCGGCTGGGGTTTCGCAAAGGCGATACGTTCGCGACGGTGCTGCCACTCACCAGTGAACATCTTTTCCTCGAATATGCCTGCTTCAAACTGGGCGTCATTTTTGTTCCGCTCGATCTGCGTTTGCCCGCAGCCGAAATTCTGCGGAGCCTTTTGCTCGTAAGCGCCTCCGGATTTGCGTTTGTGAAGATCCCGGGCATTAACGATCTGCACGAGTTCTGTTCCCAGATGGCCGGGCAGCGACCGACGCTACGGGTGCTTCTGCAGTTCGCCGGCGCAAATGATTGCGCGCAGGGCGTGACGCCTATGGGTGTTTTCATGGCCGAGGCGATGCAGGCGGCGAAAAACGACGCGCTCATCTCGGAATTTCGCCGGGCTGAGGTCGACGAGAACAATGGAGCGCTGGTTATTTTCACGACGGGATCGACGGGATCGCCGAAGCCGGCGCTGCTGTCGCATCGGAATGCCAGTTGCCAGGCCATGTGCATCAGCCAGGCGCTGCTGCGAGGCGGAAACGACTTGGTGACGCTGGTGAATTTGCCCCCAAGCCACGTTGGTTGCCAGACGGAGTTGCTGATGGGAACGCTGTTCGAAGGCGGAACCGCGGTGCTGGTGCCAGTGTTCGACCCGGCAAAATCGCTGCAGGCGATCCAGGGGCATCGGGTAACAGCCATCGGGCAAATTCCGGCGATGTTTCAGTTCGAGTGGCGGCTGAAGAATTACGATTCGTACGATTTCTCCAGCCTGGATTTTGCCGCGTATGGCGGGCAACAGGTTTCGGCGGCGTTCATCGACAAGATGGCGACGATGGCGCCGCATGTGGGAACCGGGCTGGGGCTTACGGAAACGGCGGGATTCTGCACGTATATCCGTCGCGACGCGGCTCACGCGCGAGATTGTGTTTCGACTTTGGGAGATGCAATGCCGGTGTACCCGATGACGATCCGAAGGGCGATGCGGGCGGACGGAAACGCGGGAGAAGAGGTTCCGCGAGGTGAACTCGGACACGTTTGTTTCCGCGGGCCTCAGACGTTTCTCGGTTATTTGAACGATCCGGCGGCAACATCGGCGACGATTTCGAGCGATGGATACCTCTATACCGGAGACATGGGGTCGCTGCACGCGGACGGTTTGCACATGGCGGGCCGGGCGAAGCTAGTTATCAAGTCTGGCGGATACCAGGTGTTTCCGGGCGATATTGAGAATCACTTCTGCGCATTAGAAGAGGTTGCGTCGTGCGCGGTCGTCGGGGTGGAGCACCCGATTCTGTCCGAGGCAATCGTCGCATTCGTGGAGCGGAAGCCCGGGGTCGAATTGACCGAGCAGATGCTGGAGAAGCACGCGCGTGGCCTGGCTTCTTATATGCGACCGCGAACGTACGTCATTGTCGGGCCCGGCGAGATTCCGTTGAATCGAGTGGCGAAAGCCGACTACATGGTTCTGCGCGAACGCGCGAAGGGAAAGGGCGCCTGA
- the dut gene encoding dUTP diphosphatase, with amino-acid sequence MLRCKLLRPEAKAPTMAHPGEDLGYDLYAAETVVFPARGHAVVPTGIAIEVTAVDGTPMGALVRDRSSMAARRIITTAGVIDAGYRGEVKIVMENLGEMEQTIHAGDKIANLLPYPVLTTAVEVVSELAESRRGAGGFGSSGKR; translated from the coding sequence ATGCTGCGTTGCAAGCTGTTGCGTCCCGAAGCCAAAGCTCCAACCATGGCGCATCCCGGAGAAGACCTGGGATACGACCTTTATGCCGCCGAGACGGTGGTTTTCCCGGCGCGAGGACATGCGGTGGTTCCGACTGGAATCGCCATCGAGGTGACTGCGGTGGACGGTACGCCGATGGGAGCGCTCGTGCGGGACCGGTCGTCGATGGCGGCGCGGAGAATCATCACGACGGCAGGGGTGATCGACGCTGGGTACCGCGGCGAAGTGAAGATCGTGATGGAAAACCTTGGGGAGATGGAGCAGACGATTCACGCAGGAGACAAGATCGCAAACCTGCTGCCCTACCCAGTGTTGACGACGGCGGTTGAGGTTGTGAGTGAACTGGCCGAGTCGCGCAGAGGCGCCGGGGGATTCGGGTCGAGCGGGAAGAGATAA